One segment of Trueperaceae bacterium DNA contains the following:
- a CDS encoding tRNA (cytosine(32)/uridine(32)-2'-O)-methyltransferase TrmJ, with amino-acid sequence MNGGTSEGSERPTAAERQAGPRVILVRTKESANVGSVARAMLNFGLRELWLVAPRCRVDKRSYDLATHAGEVLDAARVVGTLGEAVADLDIVFGTSARPRKAENYPVLTPRQAAPRLVAGTAVVFGPEDHGLANDELTMCQAQIIVPTVDFSSLNL; translated from the coding sequence TTCGGAGAGGCCGACCGCGGCGGAGCGTCAGGCAGGGCCGCGCGTGATCCTCGTGCGCACGAAGGAGTCGGCCAACGTCGGCTCGGTGGCCCGGGCCATGCTCAACTTCGGCCTGCGCGAGCTGTGGTTGGTCGCGCCGCGCTGCCGTGTCGACAAGCGCAGCTACGACCTCGCCACGCACGCCGGCGAGGTCCTGGACGCCGCGCGGGTGGTGGGCACGTTGGGCGAGGCGGTCGCCGACCTCGACATCGTGTTCGGCACCAGCGCCAGGCCGCGCAAGGCGGAGAACTACCCCGTCCTCACGCCCCGCCAGGCGGCGCCGCGGCTGGTCGCCGGCACGGCCGTGGTGTTCGGCCCCGAGGACCACGGCCTGGCGAACGACGAACTGACCATGTGCCAGGCGCAGATCATCGTGCCGACCGTGGACTTCTCGTCGCTCAACCT